The DNA segment tACAACCTACTACGTAACTACAAATGCACTTGGTGTCATACACTTAGTTTGCTTCTTTGTTGTTGAATTGAGACTATGCATTTTGGATTTTGCACACTTTTGACGAATTAAGAACCTCGACTCGAGTgttcaaaataaataagtttcattattaaaaaattgatgTGATTATACCATTGTCACCGACCTTGTTgaattctctttcttttctttaccaTATGACCTCTTGCTCAAAAGATTGTCTTCAATGAATCTATGAATATGTTATTTGGCGCAGCTTTTGTTCGTAAAATGTACATTGAAGCATATCTAAAtaatgaacaatcaatcaacTGATTAATCCTAATCATTTGAAAGTTGCAtagtttaaacatttttttatttgtttagcaATGTAAATCTCATACAAAACAGCAAATATCTGTTTTAACATATGCAAACCTCacatttaaataataatcatatactattttatattcCGAAGATTTATAAtaacaaatcaaccaataataatatAACACAATCCCCACCAGTCGCCAGTAACCAGTGTCCACCCAccaactcttttttttgttctgtctTCATAAAACACACAATTTACACAACAACGAAGGCACATAAGCTATAGCCACACGAAGCTGTGTCAGAAGTCGAAACTTTAGATCGGTCCAAGAGTCGAAATCCAGTGAAACAAAGCTTTGTGTCCTAATGAATCTTGATTGAAAAATGCGGGGTTTATTATATTAAGAACGAACCATCTCCCTCTACATTCCACAGTTTGTCATCTGAACCGGACCACGACACAAGATATGTCGTCTTTACTCTCTCTTCTTAATGCTTCAGCTGTTAGTTCCTTGGCCGCCTTCAATGGATCTTTAACCCTTTTAGCTATCTCCATTGCCTCCTCATTTGTCATCACCTTCATTTCCACAATCAGTTAGCACAGAGATTAACACTTTCACACTAAATCAAAATTGGTCTAATAATATGCCATTAACTACCTTCCAAATGCCATCGCTTGCCAGGACAAGAATATCTGTCTGGCTATCAACATTAGCATGCTTAATGTCAGGTTCTGAACTGAGATGTGTCTTAAGTCCCTTGTCTCCAAAGGCACGAGACACAGCTAACTGACCATTCACCCTAGGAACATCACCTATTCAACATCACAACTCATTTAGATAATGATCAAGAATGGTTTAAAGGTAGCTAGTGTTTATCAGATTGCTTCCCTTTTTACCTGGTAGATTGGATACAAATCCACCTCTATCCTCAATGCTCGATCTTTCGGCACGAGGCTCATGATCTGTGCTCATCTGCATTGTTTTACCTCCTCGATAAAGAACAGCTCGTGAATCACCAACATTAGCTATCCACAACTTCCTCCCGTTTATCAATATAGCAGTAACAGCCGTAGACCCGCCACGACCGAGGTCAGAACTATTCGAAAGAATGGCCTGGTCTGTCTTCTCATAAGCTTTTAATATAGACTTTTGAGGATCTACCCAAAACTCTCCCTGAATATGATCAATGCATTAATTCAAGAAATCACTAGGCGGGAgtctagaccgattt comes from the Brassica napus cultivar Da-Ae chromosome A7, Da-Ae, whole genome shotgun sequence genome and includes:
- the LOC106358183 gene encoding probable protein phosphatase 2C 9; the encoded protein is MGKFCCFTSDSEVMGGQSSSRSGKGRSDEGLIKFGFSLVKGKANHPMEDYHVANFINIQDHELGLFAIYDGHMGDTVPAYLQKHLFSSILKEGEFWVDPQKSILKAYEKTDQAILSNSSDLGRGGSTAVTAILINGRKLWIANVGDSRAVLYRGGKTMQMSTDHEPRAERSSIEDRGGFVSNLPGDVPRVNGQLAVSRAFGDKGLKTHLSSEPDIKHANVDSQTDILVLASDGIWKVMTNEEAMEIAKRVKDPLKAAKELTAEALRRESKDDISCVVVRFR